A region from the Betaproteobacteria bacterium genome encodes:
- the rpsM gene encoding 30S ribosomal protein S13 — MARIAGVNIPNHQHAEIALTAIYGIGRARARAICTASGIEGNTKVKELSEQQMDRLREQVGKFTVEGDLRRETTMNIKRLMDLGCYRGLRHRRGLPVRGQRTRTNARTRKGPRKAIGAGRAASK, encoded by the coding sequence ATGGCCCGGATTGCAGGGGTGAACATCCCCAACCATCAGCACGCCGAGATTGCGCTTACCGCCATCTACGGGATCGGCCGCGCTCGCGCACGGGCGATCTGCACGGCGTCGGGCATCGAGGGCAACACCAAAGTCAAGGAGCTCTCGGAGCAGCAGATGGACCGGCTGCGCGAGCAGGTCGGCAAGTTCACCGTCGAAGGTGACCTGCGCCGCGAGACCACGATGAACATCAAGCGGCTCATGGATCTCGGCTGCTACCGCGGGCTGCGTCACCGGCGCGGACTGCCGGTGCGCGGCCAGCGCACGCGCACCAACGCGCGTACCCGCAAGGGGCCGCGCAAGGCGATCGGGGCCGGTCGCGCCGCGAGCAAGTAA
- the rpmJ gene encoding 50S ribosomal protein L36, with protein MRVQASVKKICRKCKIIRRKRVVRVICSDPRHKQRQG; from the coding sequence ATGAGAGTTCAGGCATCGGTCAAGAAGATCTGCCGCAAGTGCAAGATCATTCGCCGCAAGCGCGTGGTGCGGGTGATCTGCAGCGACCCGCGTCACAAGCAACGCCAGGGTTGA
- the rpsK gene encoding 30S ribosomal protein S11 has translation MAKASTRVRKKVKKNVAEGIAHVHASFNNTIVTITDRQGNALSWATSGSAGFKGSRKSTPFSAQVAAEQAGRAAQECGVKNLEVRIKGPGPGRESAVRALNACGFKITSISDVTPVPHNGCRPPKKRRI, from the coding sequence ATGGCTAAGGCAAGCACCCGGGTGCGCAAGAAGGTCAAGAAGAACGTGGCGGAAGGCATCGCCCACGTGCATGCGTCCTTCAACAACACCATCGTGACCATCACCGACCGGCAGGGCAACGCGCTCTCGTGGGCGACGTCCGGTTCGGCAGGCTTCAAGGGCTCGCGCAAGAGCACGCCCTTCTCGGCCCAGGTCGCCGCCGAACAGGCGGGCCGGGCGGCGCAGGAGTGCGGCGTGAAGAATCTCGAGGTCCGCATCAAGGGACCGGGTCCCGGCCGCGAATCGGCGGTGCGGGCGCTCAATGCCTGCGGTTTCAAAATCACCAGCATCTCGGACGTGACCCCGGTGCCGCACAATGGTTGCCGGCCGCCGAAGAAGCGTCGCATCTAG
- the rpsD gene encoding 30S ribosomal protein S4: MARYTDAKCRLCRREGEKLFLKGEKCYTDKCAIERRSYAPGQHGQKNLRKSDYANQLREKQKVRRIYGVLERQFRGVYQEADRRRGVTGENLLQVLESRLDTVCYRMGFGSSRSEARQIVRHNAILVNGRRVNIPSYRVRPGDVVEVAEKAKGQLRVKGATEAAEGRGFPEWVEVDIKGLKGTFKALPQRSDLPPTINESLVVELYSK, encoded by the coding sequence ATGGCCCGCTATACGGACGCCAAGTGCCGCCTTTGCCGCCGCGAGGGGGAGAAGCTCTTTCTCAAGGGCGAGAAGTGCTACACCGACAAGTGCGCGATCGAGCGCCGCAGTTATGCGCCGGGTCAGCACGGGCAGAAGAACCTGCGCAAGTCGGACTATGCCAATCAGCTGCGCGAGAAGCAGAAGGTACGCCGCATCTATGGTGTGCTGGAGCGCCAGTTCCGCGGCGTGTACCAGGAAGCGGACCGGCGGCGCGGGGTGACCGGCGAGAACCTGCTGCAGGTTCTGGAGAGCCGGCTCGACACTGTCTGCTACCGCATGGGCTTCGGCTCGTCGCGCTCGGAAGCGCGGCAGATCGTTCGCCACAACGCCATCCTCGTCAATGGTCGGCGCGTGAACATCCCTTCGTATCGGGTTCGCCCGGGTGACGTGGTGGAGGTGGCCGAGAAGGCGAAGGGACAACTGCGGGTGAAGGGCGCGACGGAGGCGGCGGAAGGCCGTGGCTTCCCGGAATGGGTCGAGGTCGACATTAAGGGCCTCAAGGGTACGTTCAAGGCCTTGCCGCAGCGCTCGGACCTGCCTCCCACCATCAATGAAAGCTTGGTCGTCGAGTTGTATTCCAAGTAA